CGGCTGCAGGCAGTGCTGCAAACCCCGTTGAGGCCGGCACCCCCGCTGCGGAGTGGTTCTTCACCATGGCCCGCGTAACCAGCGCTCCAGCAGCAGCCAACACGATCACCCCTACGATCCAGCGAGTTTTTGCTGCGGATCCCTTATTATGGCAGCCACAACTGGAACCGCAGCAAGAGGCCTGCGGTTTCGGTAACTCACTATTATCATTCGGTTTCAAGTCATTTTTCATAGTCATTTTTCATTTTTTACCAGTTCATCGAAATACATCTTTTCAGAATATTCTCCGGCACAGCGATTCCATGCTTTCACCGCAAATTTCTTTCAGCCGTTTCCCATCAGCGGTAATACGATCCGTACCTTCCAACTCCTTAAACAGCAACTCCACCATCTTTCCCGTGGCTGGCGCCCGGAACTCCTTGGACAACCGGTAGTACATCCAGCGCCCGTCCTTCCGGCTCTCCACCAACCGCGCGGCACGGAGTATCGACAAGTGTTTCGATACCGTAGAGGGAGCCAACTCCAGTAGCGCAATCAACTGACAGACACACAACTCCCCGCCCCTGAGCGCACACAACGCCCGCAACCGGGTCTCATCCGCCAACGCCTTCAACACATCCAGTCTATCCCGCATAGAACTCACTCCTAACCACCTCACCCATTTCATAATTCGTTACATGGCGAAATATAGCATCACGCGACCATCACTTCAATTATTTTGTTAATCGGGATTTTTTGCGGCTAGATCGGTCGGAATGGCCGTAAGCCATGCCCTTTTATAGACAAATAGACCAATGCTAAACAGGTTGCGCAACCTGCATCAAGGGCGGATGGTCGGTGAACGGTCACGCAACAGCCGCAGGGCGTTGAAGATCACCAGCAATGAGGCGCCCATGTCGGCGGCGATGGCCATCCAGAGGGTCGCCACTTGCAGCAGGGCCAAAATCATGAATACGGCCTTGAGGCCCAAGGCGAATACGATGTTCTGCCGAATGATGCAAAGGGAACGGCGCGCGTGTTGCACCAGCCAGGGCAGGCGCGTCAGGTCATCGGACATCAGGGCAATATCCGCGGTCTCAATGGCGGCATCAGATCCCGCCGCCCCCATGGCGATTCCGACGGTCGCGGCCGCCAGCGCCGGGGCATCGTTGATGCCATCGCCCACCATGGCCACCGTCCCGTGGCTCTGCTCAAGTTGCTGAATCGCCAGCATCTTGTCTTCTGGCAGAAGCTCCGCCCGGACTTCGTCCACACCTGCCACGCGACTCACGGCATCTGCCGTTCCCTGGTTGTCCCCAGTCAGCATGACCACGTGTTGCACTCCCGCGGCCTTCAACTGGCGGATCACTTCCGTCGCTTCCGGCCGGACGGAATCCGCGACGCTGATCAGGCCGCAGACATGCTGATCACTGCCCACCACAATAACGGAATGTCCGGCATCTTCCATGCGTTGCGCCTGGTCGTGCATCTCGGACTCCTCCACCCCTTTTTCATGCAATAGCCGGTGGCTTCCCACCCAGAACAGATGGCCTTCGATCATTGCCTCGGCGCCCCGCCCTTTCAGCACTCGATAATCCTGAGCCAGCAAGGGCTCCACATGTTCTATCCGGGCCTTTCTCAGGACCGCCTGGGCCAGGGGATGGTCGCTGTGAATTTCCAGCGCCGCCACACGGGCAAGCAGCTCATTCTGCGTGTGGCCGCTCCAGGGGACGATCATCTGCACCTCGGGGCGTCCTTTGGTCAGGGTCCCAGTCTTATCCAGAGCGAAAACCTTCACGCGTCCTACGGCCTCAAGAAAGGCTCCTCCCTTGATTAAAACACCTGCCTTAGCGGCTGCCGTAAGAGCCGCCACAATACTCACCGGCGTCGAAATCACCAGGGCGCACGGGCAGGCAATCACCAGCATTACCAACGCTTCGTAGAACCAGCGTCCCCACTCTCCGCCAAACAGCGGCGGCACCATGGCGACCAGGAACGCCACGGCGATCATGGCGGGGGTATAATACCGCGCAAACGTCTCCACCCATTGCTCCACGGGGGCACGGCGGGCTTGAGCCTGCTCCACCATACGAATGATTCGCGCCAGGGTAGTATCCGCCGCGGGCTTGGTGGCTCTGAACTCAATCGCCCCCTCTTCATTGATGGACCCGGCGAAAACCTCATCCCCTTCCTCTTTGGCCACCGGCATGGATTCCCCGGTAATGGGCGCCTGGTTGACCGCCGTCCGGCCTTTGGTGAGGATCCCGTCCAGCGGGATCCGCTCACCGGGGCGGACCACCACCGTGGCCCCGAGTGGAACATCTTCAACGGGTTTTTCCATGATGTCTCCGTCATGGGGACAGAGGTAGCGCGCCATCTGGGGCGTCAGATTCACGAGACTACGGATCGCCCGGCGCGCATGGCCCACACTCCAAGATTCCAACAACAGGGAAAAAGAGAAAAGGAACGAAACGGTGGCGGCCTCGAACCATTGACCAATTACCATTGCCCCGATTACCGCAATCGTCATCAGCAGGTTCATGTCCGCCCGGAAACGGCGCAGGGCATGCCAGGACTTCGGGACAAAAAACCACCCGCCCATTAACACGGCGGCGGAATATAGCAGGATGACGGATAGCGGATACTCGTGATGCTCCATGCCCTCTCCGCCAGTCAACACATGCAGGAGATTCCCGTGAAGCAACAGATGGGCCAGAAAACCGGCCACCACTAAAGCACCTGAAGCCCAGCACATGACTGACCGGCCATGTTTCCACCACCAGCCTTCTTCAGCGGCCCCGGCCCCGGGCCGATCCTTTTCGTCAACCGCCTGCGCTTCCAGGCCGGCCTGCCGCACCGCTATGTGAATGGATTCGTCATCCACTTGCCCCTCAGCCCCCTGGACAGTCATGATGCCTTCAATGAGATTGAAATCAAGGGTTTCGATTCCCTGAAGTTTGCCAACTGTCTCCTTGAGCGCATTGACTTCTTCCGCGCAATCCATTCCCCTGATTCTATATTTCTTCTGGTTCATTGGCTCCCTCCAAGCAGAAGCAATGTACCACATCGCCGAGAGCGCTGACGATCAGGATCCAAACCGGATGATCCACTACAAAACGGCCTCGCCCTCCTCACCTGTCCGAATATCCACCGCACAGGTCACTTCAGTGACGAAGATTTTGCCGTCGCCATGCCGCCCGGTATGCGCACTTTCCCTGATCATCTGGACCATTGCCAAAGCCGACTCATCAGGACAGACAATCTCGATCTTGACCTTTGGGGCGTAGCCTAACTCCACCGCCTCGTCTTCGTAATGCGAAGTATTCCTTTCTCTACTCCGTCCAAACCCCTGGCACGCCATCACGGTCACCCCATGAACCTTTTTTGCGCGCAGCGCAGCGGCGACTTTCTCCAGCATGAACGGTTGAATATAGGCGACAATTGATTTCATGATTTCTCCAATTCGTTGATAGTCATCCTTTTGTCTTTTCTCGTTTCCAACAGGTAGTAGAGCGCCGGCAACACGATCAACGTGAGCAATAACGCTGTAACCAAGCCGCCCATTACCACGGCCGCAATCGGCCGCTGGATTTCAGCACCACTTCCCGTGGCATACAGCATCGGCCATAAACCGAGAAAAGCGGCCATCGACGTCATGAGCAGAGGCCGCAACCGCAGTTCGCAACCGCGAATAACCGCATCCCGAGGCGAGAGACCTTGCATTCTTAATTGGGTGAAGAAGGACACCAATAGAACCCCATTTTGGACGGCGACACCGAACAGGGCGATAAACCCTACCGACGCCGAAACGCTCAGGTTGATGCCGAGGGCCAGGATCAGCAGAATCCCTCCTACAAAGGCAAACGGCAGATTACTCAACACGAGCAA
This genomic interval from bacterium contains the following:
- a CDS encoding metalloregulator ArsR/SmtB family transcription factor; amino-acid sequence: MRDRLDVLKALADETRLRALCALRGGELCVCQLIALLELAPSTVSKHLSILRAARLVESRKDGRWMYYRLSKEFRAPATGKMVELLFKELEGTDRITADGKRLKEICGESMESLCRRIF
- a CDS encoding heavy metal translocating P-type ATPase — translated: MNQKKYRIRGMDCAEEVNALKETVGKLQGIETLDFNLIEGIMTVQGAEGQVDDESIHIAVRQAGLEAQAVDEKDRPGAGAAEEGWWWKHGRSVMCWASGALVVAGFLAHLLLHGNLLHVLTGGEGMEHHEYPLSVILLYSAAVLMGGWFFVPKSWHALRRFRADMNLLMTIAVIGAMVIGQWFEAATVSFLFSFSLLLESWSVGHARRAIRSLVNLTPQMARYLCPHDGDIMEKPVEDVPLGATVVVRPGERIPLDGILTKGRTAVNQAPITGESMPVAKEEGDEVFAGSINEEGAIEFRATKPAADTTLARIIRMVEQAQARRAPVEQWVETFARYYTPAMIAVAFLVAMVPPLFGGEWGRWFYEALVMLVIACPCALVISTPVSIVAALTAAAKAGVLIKGGAFLEAVGRVKVFALDKTGTLTKGRPEVQMIVPWSGHTQNELLARVAALEIHSDHPLAQAVLRKARIEHVEPLLAQDYRVLKGRGAEAMIEGHLFWVGSHRLLHEKGVEESEMHDQAQRMEDAGHSVIVVGSDQHVCGLISVADSVRPEATEVIRQLKAAGVQHVVMLTGDNQGTADAVSRVAGVDEVRAELLPEDKMLAIQQLEQSHGTVAMVGDGINDAPALAAATVGIAMGAAGSDAAIETADIALMSDDLTRLPWLVQHARRSLCIIRQNIVFALGLKAVFMILALLQVATLWMAIAADMGASLLVIFNALRLLRDRSPTIRP
- a CDS encoding P-II family nitrogen regulator; the protein is MKSIVAYIQPFMLEKVAAALRAKKVHGVTVMACQGFGRSRERNTSHYEDEAVELGYAPKVKIEIVCPDESALAMVQMIRESAHTGRHGDGKIFVTEVTCAVDIRTGEEGEAVL